The Lycium barbarum isolate Lr01 chromosome 10, ASM1917538v2, whole genome shotgun sequence genome includes a region encoding these proteins:
- the LOC132612631 gene encoding protein CELLULOSE SYNTHASE INTERACTIVE 1 isoform X1, with product MERNGDSKPHDMEPPTPHSLMKASSRDRSSMEDPDGTLASVAQCIEQLRQNSSSMQEKEHSLKQLLELIDTRENAFSAVGSHSQAVPVLVSLLRSGSLGVKMQAATVLGSLCKENELRVKVLLGGCIPPLLGLLKSSSAESQIAAAKTIYAVSQGGAKDHVGSKIFSTEGVVPVLWEQLKKGLKAGNIVDDLLTGALKNLSTNTEGFWSATVQAGGVDILVKLLNNGQPSTQANVCFLLACMMMEDSSVCSRVLAAEATKQLLKLLGSGNEAPVRAEAAGALKSLSAQSKESRKEIANSNGIPALINATIAPSKEFMQGEYAQALQEHAMCALANISGGLSYVISSLGQSLESCSSPAQVADTLGALASALMIYDSKAENSRASDPLEVEETLIKQFKARLPFLVQERTIEALASLYGNPVLSSKLANSDAKRLLVGLITMATNEVQDELIRFLLFLCKNEGSLWHALQGREGIQLLISLLGLSSEQQQECAVALLCLLSNENDESKWAITAAGGIPPLVQILETGSAKAKEDAATILGNLCNHSEDIRACVESADAVPALLWLLKNGSSNGKEIAAKTLNHLIHKSDTATISQLTALLTSDLPESKIYVLDALKSLLSVAPLSDMSREGSAANDAVETMIKILSSTKEETQAKSASALAGIFHLRKDLRESTLAVKTLWSVVKLLNVEPESILVGASSCLAAIFLSIRESRDIAAIARDALPSLMVLAKSSVLQVAEQAVCALANLLLDPEVSEKAIPEEIILPATRVLREGTTGGRTHAAAAIARLLQFSEVNSALTDCVNRCGTVLALISFLESTGSDSVAISEALDALCFLSRLEVASGIKPAWAVLTEYPHSTIPVVSCIADASPALQDKAIEILSRLCQAQPTVLGDAIACAYGCISSVARRVISSFNAMVKIGGSALLVCAAKVNHQRVVEDLNESKSCIPLIQSIVGMLNASESLHSEDQGDKIAISISRNAEEESRKDETEKSTLVVSGVNIAIWLLSALASHDDKSKVEIMEAGAIEVLTERISQSFTQFTQIDFKEDSNIWICGLLLAILFQDRDIIRANGTMKAIPVLANLLKSEESANRYFAAQAVASLVCNGSRGTLLSVANSGAPSGLITLLGCADEDIKDLVALSEEFALVRNPDEVALERLFRVDDIRVGATSRKAMPALVDLLKPIPDRPGAPFLALGLLIQLARDCPSNKIVMVESGVLEALTKYLSLGPQDATEEAATDLLGILFTTAEICRHESAFGAVGQLIAVLRLGGRGARYSAAKALENLFSADHIRNAESARQSVQPLVEILNTGLEREQHAAIAALVRLLSENPSKALAVADVEMNAVDVLCRILASSCSMELKGDAAELCSVLFGNTRIRSTMAAARCVEPLVSLLVTEYSPAHHSVVRALDKLVDDEQLAELVAAHGAVIPLVGLLYGRNYLLHEAISRALVKLGKDRPSCKMEMVKAGVIEGVLDILHEAPDFLCAAFAELLRILTNNATIAKGQSAAKVVEPLFLLLTRPEFGPDGQHSTLQVLVNILEHPQCRADYTLTSHQAIEPLIPLLDSPASAVQQLAAELLSHLLLEEHLQKDSVIQQVIGPLVRVLGSGIPILQQRAVKALVCLSLTWPNEIAKEGGVGELSKVILNADPSLPHALWESAAAVLSSILQFSSEFYLEVPVAVLVRLLRSGNEGTVLGALNALLVLETDDSTSAGAMAESGAIEALLELLRCHLCEETAARLLEVLLNNVKIRETKATKSAIVPLSQYLLDPQTQGQQARLLATLALGDLFQNEALARSSDAVSACRALVNLLEDQPTEEMKVVAICALQNLVMYSRSNKRAVAEAGGVQVVLDLIGSSDPETSVQASMFIKLLFSNNTIQEYASSETVRAITAAIEKDLWASGTVNEEYLKALNALFGNFPRLRATEPATLSIPHLVTSLKNGSEATQEAALDALFLLRQAWSACPAEVSRAQSIAAADAIPLLQYLIQSGPPRFQEKAEFLLQCLPGTLVVIIKRGNNMRQSVGNPSVFCKLTLGNNPPRQTKVVSTGPNPEFEESFSWSFESPPKGQKLHISCKNKSKMGKSSFGKVTIQIDRVVMLGAVAGEYTLLPESKSGPSRNLEIEFQWSNKQQQQLEEGSS from the exons ATG GAAAGAAACGGGGATTCTAAACCTCATGATATGGAGCCTCCAACTCCACATTCACTCATGAAAGCATCTTCGAG AGATCGTAGTAGCATGGAGGATCCAGATGGGACATTAGCAAGTGTTGCTCAATGCATTGAGCAGTTACGGCAGAATTCCTCTTCCATGCAAGAGAAAGAACATTCACTTAAGCAATTGTTGGAGCTTATTGATACACGAGAAAATGCATTTAGTGCTGTCGGCTCACATTCTCAAGCTGTTCCAGTACTTGTTTCTTTACTCCGTTCTGGCTCACTTGGGGTAAAGATGCAGGCTGCTACAGTTTTGGGTTCTCTGTGTAAGGAAAATGAATTGCGAGTGAAAGTGCTATTAGGAGGTTGCATACCGCCTCTCCTTGGTCTTCTCAAATCAAGCTCAGCAGAAAGTCAGATTGCAGCAGCAAAAACGATATATGCTGTCTCCCAAGGTGGTGCAAAGGATCATGTTGGCTCAAAAATATTTTCAACTGAAGGAGTTGTGCCAGTATTATGGGAGCAATTAAAAAAGGGATTAAAAGCTGGAAACATTGTGGACGACTTACTAACAGGAGCTTTAAAAAACCTTTCAACCAACACTGAGGGATTCTGGTCTGCAACAGTACAAGCTGGAGGAGTGGATATACTTGTTAAACTACTGAATAATGGACAGCCAAGTACTCAGGCAAATGTCTGCTTTCTCCTTGCTTGTATGATGATGGAGGATTCTTCTGTTTGCTCAAGAGTCTTAGCTGCAGAGGCCACCAAACAACTTCTTAAATTACTTGGATCTGGCAATGAAGCCCCAGTTAGAGCAGAAGCTGCAGGCGCTCTTAAATCTCTATCTGCCCAAAGCAAAGAATCCCGGAAGGAAATAGCAAATTCTAATGGTATTCCTGCTCTGATAAATGCTACCATAGCTCCTTCAAAAGAATTCATGCAGGGCGAGTACGCCCAAGCTTTGCAGGAGCATGCAATGTGTGCGCTTGCAAATATTTCTGGTGGCTTGTCATATGTCATTTCAAGTCTTGGTCAAAGCCTTGAATCTTGCAGCTCACCTGCACAAGTAGCTGATACATTGGGGGCTTTAGCTTCGGCTCTCATGATATATGATAGCAAAGCAGAAAATTCAAGAGCATCAGATCCTTTGGAGGTGGAAGAAACACTGATTAAGCAATTTAAGGCTCGCTTACCCTTTCTAGTACAGGAGCGTACTATTGAAGCACTTGCCAGTTTGTATGGGAATCCTGTACTGTCTAGCAAGCTTGCGAATTCTGATGCAAAACGCCTATTGGTTGGTCTGATCACAATGGCCACAAATGAAGTTCAGGATGAGTTGATAAGGTTCCTTCTCTTTCTATGCAAAAATGAAGGTAGCTTATGGCATGCGCTACAAGGTCGTGAGGGAATTCAGCTGTTAATCTCTCTTCTTGGGCTCTCATCAGAGCAGCAACAGGAGTGTGCTGTTGCTCTTCTTTGTCTTCTATCTAATGAAAATGATGAAAGTAAGTGGGCCATTACAGCAGCTGGTGGCATACCTCCACTTGTTCAAATTCTGGAAACTGGGTCTGCCAAAGCTAAGGAAGATGCGGCAACTATCCTTGGAAACCTCTGTAATCACAGTGAAGATATCCGTGCTTGTGTTGAAAGTGCTGATGCTGTTCCTGCTTTGTTGTGGCTTCTGAAGAATGGTAGCTCCAACGGGAAGGAAATTGCTGCAAAGACACTGAACCATTTGATTCACAAATCAGATACTGCTACTATTAGTCAACTCACTGCACTATTAACTAGTGATCTTCCAGAGTCTAAGATTTATGTCTTAGATGCATTAAAAAGTTTGCTCTCGGTGGCGCCTTTGAGCGATATGTCGCGTGAAGGTAGTGCAGCAAATGATGCTGTTGAGACGATGATAAAGATATTAAGCTCCACCAAGGAAGAGACTCAGGCTAAGTCTGCTTCAGCTCTTGCTGGAATTTTCCATCTCAGGAAGGACCTGCGAGAAAGTACCCTTGCTGTGAAGACTTTGTGGTCAGTCGTGAAGCTTCTGAATGTTGAACCTGAATCCATCTTAGTGGGCGCATCAAGCTGCCTTGCTGCAATATTTCTCTCTATTAGAGAAAGCCGTGACATTGCAGCAATTGCTAGAGATGCATTGCCTTCATTAATGGTGCTTGCAAAGTCCTCAGTTTTACAAGTTGCAGAACAAGCAGTATGTGCTTTGGCCAATCTTCTTTTGGATCCCGAGGTGTCTGAGAAAGCAATTCCCGAAGAAATTATCTTGCCTGCTACTAGAGTTCTTCGTGAGGGCACAACTGGTGGAAGGACCCATGCTGCCGCAGCAATTGCTCGTCTTCTTCAATTTAGCGAGGTTAATTCTGCCTTAACTGATTGCGTTAACCGTTGTGGAACGGTTCTTGCATTAATTTCTTTCCTAGAATCAACTGGCAGCGACTCTGTTGCTATTTCAGAAGCTTTAGATGCACTTTGTTTCCTCTCAAGGCTGGAAGTAGCTAGTGGTATCAAACCTGCATGGGCAGTTCTAACTGAATATCCACACAGCACAATCCCAGTGGTTTCATGCATTGCTGATGCCTCGCCGGCGTTGCAAGACAAAGCAATTGAAATATTGTCAAGACTCTGCCAAGCTCAGCCCACTGTTCTTGGCGATGCTATTGCTTGTGCCTATGGATGCATTTCTTCAGTTGCAAGGAGGGTAATTAGTTCCTTCAATGCTATGGTTAAAATAGGAGGGAGTGCACTTCTTGTTTGCGCTGCAAAAGTGAATCATCAGAGAGTGGTGGAAGATCTAAATGAATCAAAGTCTTGTATTCCACTCATTCAATCAATTGTTGGGATGCTAAATGCTTCAGAGTCTCTACATTCGGAAGACCAGGGAGATAAGATTGCAATAAGCATATCCAGGAATGCTGAAGAAGAATCAAGAAAGGATGAGACGGAGAAAAGTACTTTAGTTGTTTCCGGGGTCAATATAGCTATTTGGCTTCTTTCTGCTCTTGCCAGTCATGATGACAAAAGTAAAGTTGAGATTATGGAGGCTGGTGCAATTGAAGTTCTTACAGAGAGAATCTCTCAATCTTTTACACAGTTTACCCAG ATTGATTTCAAGGAAGATAGCAACATATGGATTTGTGGATTGCTTCTGGCTATCTTATTTCAAGATAGAGATATCATACGAGCAAATGGAACGATGAAGGCCATACCCGTGCTAGCTAATCTGTTGAAGTCAGAAGAGTCAGCAAACAGGTATTTTGCTGCACAAGCCGTAGCCAGCCTTGTCTGTAATGGTAGCAGGGGAACTCTGCTGTCTGTTGCAAATTCAGGAGCACCATCTGGACTCATAACGTTGCTTGGTTGTGCTGATGAGGATATAAAGGACCTTGTTGCACTATCAGAGGAATTTGCTTTGGTCCGTAACCCAGATGAAGTTGCACTTGAGAGGTTATTTAGGGTCGATGATATCAGGGTGGGTGCAACTTCTAGGAAAGCTATGCCAGCCCTTGTTGACTTGCTAAAACCTATCCCTGATCGTCCTGGTGCACCTTTTCTAGCTCTTGGACTTCTGATTCAGCTTGCCAGAGATTGTCCTTCAAATAAAATTGTTATGGTGGAATCTGGGGTTTTGGAAGCACTGACTAAATACCTTTCACTTGGTCCCCAAGATGCAACTGAGGAAGCTGCCACTGATTTGTTAGGTATCCTATTTACTACTGCTGAAATATGCAGACATGAATCTGCTTTTGGTGCTGTTGGTCAGCTAATTGCAGTTTTACGTCTTGGTGGAAGAGGGGCAAGATATAGTGCTGCCAAAGCCTTGGAAAACCTGTTCTCAGCGGATCACATCAGGAATGCAGAATCAGCTAGACAGTCTGTTCAACCTTTGGTTGAGATTCTAAATACTGGTCTGGAGAGGGAGCAGCATGCAGCCATTGCTGCATTAGTTAGGCTTCTCAGTGAGAATCCTTCAAAAGCTCTTGCGGTTGCAGATGTCGAGATGAATGCAGTGGATGTTCTTTGCCGAATTCTTGCATCAAGCTGCTCAATGGAGCTGAAGGGTGATGCAGCTGAGTTGTGTTCTGTTTTGTTTGGAAATACAAGAATAAGGTCTACAATGGCTGCAGCTAGATGTGTGGAGCCTTTGGTTTCTCTTCTTGTTACTGAATATAGTCCTGCTCATCATTCCGTTGTTCGTGCATTAGATAAACTAGTGGACGATGAACAGCTGGCTGAACTAGTTGCAGCACATGGTGCAGTCATTCCCCTTGTTGGCCTTCTTTATGGCCGAAACTATTTACTTCATGAGGCTATTTCTAGAGCTCTTGTGAAGTTGGGGAAAGACAGGCCTTCCTGTAAGATGGAAATGGTCAAGGCTGGGGTTATTGAGGGTGTGCTTGACATTCTGCATGAAGCACCAGATTTCCTCTGTGCTGCATTTGCTGAATTGCTCAGAATACTGACAAATAATGCTACCATTGCAAAGGGACAATCTGCTGCAAAGGTGGTAGAGCCACTTTTTTTATTGCTGACGAGACCGGAGTTTGGACCTGATGGGCAACACAGCACGCTGCAGGTCCTTGTGAATATCCTAGAGCATCCACAGTGCCGAGCTGATTATACCTTGACATCTCACCAAGCTATAGAACCTCTTATCCCCTTACTTGATTCTCCCGCTTCTGCCGTGCAACAACTGGCTGCTGAGCTTCTGTCTCACCTGCTTTTGGAAGAGCACCTGCAGAAGGACTCAGTTATCCAGCAAGTGATTGGTCCTTTGGTACGGGTCCTTGGTTCTGGTATACCCATTTTGCAGCAGAGAGCTGTGAAGGCCTTAGTCTGTCTTTCACTAACTTGGCCAAATGAAATTGCAAAAGAAGGTGGCGTTGGTGAGTTGTCTAAAGTTATACTGAACGCTGACCCTTCACTCCCTCATGCCTTGTGGGAGTCAGCTGCTGCAGTGTTATCCAGTATTCTACAATTTAGCTCTGAGTTCTATCTGGAAGTACCTGTTGCAGTGTTGGTAAGATTGCTTCGCTCTGGCAACGAAGGCACAGTTCTTGGTGCATTGAATGCTCTTCTTGTGTTGGAGACTGATGACTCCACCAGTGCTGGAGCTATGGCTGAAAGTGGGGCGATTGAGGCTCTCCTAGAACTTCTCAGATGCCACCTTTGTGAGGAAACTGCTGCAAGACTTCTTGAGGTTTTGCTGAACAATGTGAAGATCAGAGAAACAAAAGCCACCAAGTCAGCAATTGTGCCCTTATCACAGTATCTTTTGGATCCGCAGACTCAAGGGCAACAAGCAAGGTTACTGGCAACTCTTGCTCTCGGTGACCTATTCCAGAATGAGGCTCTTGCTCGAAGCAGTGATGCTGTTTCAGCTTGCCGGGCGTTGGTGAATCTGCTTGAAGATCAGCCTACTGAAGAAATGAAAGTCGTCGCTATATGTGCCTTACAGAACCTTGTCATGTATAGCAGATCAAATAAGAGAGCGGTTGCAGAAGCTGGTGGTGTCCAGGTTGTGTTAGATCTGATTGGGTCAAGTGATCCAGAGACATCAGTACAGGCATCAATGTTCATCAAGCTTCTCTTTTCCAATAATACAATTCAAGAGTATGCTTCAAGTGAAACTGTCAGGGCTATCACTG CTGCAATTGAGAAAGATTTATGGGCATCAGGAACTGTAAATGAGGAGTACCTTAAGGCACTGAATGCGCTATTTGGAAACTTCCCCCGTCTAAGGGCTACTGAACCTGCAACCCTGAGTATTCCACATCTAGTGACATCCCTGAAGAATGGTTCAGAGGCAACTCAAGAAGCTGCTTTGGACGCTCTGTTTCTTCTCCGACAAGCTTGGTCAGCATGTCCTGCTGAAGTGTCTCGAGCACAATCAATTGCTGCTGCAGATGCTATTCCATTGTTGCAGTATCTGATACAATCAGGTCCCCCTCGGTTTCAGGAGAAGGCAGAATTTTTATTGCAATGTTTGCCTGGGACTCTGGTTGTAATAATAAAGCGAGGGAACAACATGAGACAATCAGTTGGAAATCCAAGCGTTTTTTGCAAGCTTACCCTTGGAAATAATCCACCTCGCCAAACAAAG GTTGTTTCAACTGGTCCTAATCCAGAGTTCGAGGAGAGCTTTTCATGGTCATTCGAAAGTCCTCCTAAAGGCCAGAAGCTTCATATTTCATGCAAGAATAAAAGCAAAATGGGCAAG AGTTCATTCGGGAAGGTCACCATCCAGATTGATCGTGTAGTTATGCTGGGTGCAGTTGCTGGGGAGTACACCTTGTTGCCCGAGAGCAAAAGTGGACCCTCGAGGAATTTGGAAATAGAATTCCAATGGTCCAATAAGCAGCAGCAGCAGTTGGAAGAAGGTTCTTCTTAA